A window of the Cystobacter fuscus genome harbors these coding sequences:
- a CDS encoding trifunctional serine/threonine-protein kinase/ATP-binding protein/sensor histidine kinase — MFDIPGYKILSTIRSTGLNVLYQAERESDGLPVIIKTPAVSSSGPRERERYRREFGILQRLRTVSGVVHPYSHEQVLDRPVLLMEKVQGEPLSDFVGQPMALPRFLDFALALASNLGEIHRHGVIHKDIKPGNIIIEPTGRLRFVDFGGASLQRAEHLEAVPVPLIEGTLAYMSPEQTGRMNRQVDYRTDFYSLGVTLYELLTGSRPFQGRDALEWFHAHMTQRPRPPHELLPSIPPAVSAIVLKLLAKTAEERYQSAEGLWADLDRCREGLRQGALEPFPLGTRDIPRQFHLPQGLYGREAQVSTLLGGFERVLRGGQAELMLVRGYSGIGKSSLVQELHKPVVQRRGFFLSGKFEQFQRDIPYATLAQALRGLVQQLLAGSDEELARWRERLQAAWGDQGQLLVDIVPQLELVAGRQPPVEELPPTESRSRFNQVFLQFLGVFATPEQPLVLFLDDLQWADLASLQLLQHLLTHSETPPLLLLGAYRDNEVSPEHPLMLTLAAVRKSGARVTDLQLEPLSLEQVRQLVADALPGAGPELVTPLSAMVREKTGGNPFFLNQLMLTLDRDGLLVRTSEGGWNWDAERVQTMGYSDNVVDFLVGKLRQLPASVQRLLSLAACVGHVFSLSMLSTLSGQEDVGEVEQGLGPALQEGLLMRGGPEQYRFLHDRIHQAAHALISEEEQKAIHLRIGRAMLASLTPEALREQLFDVVSQLNAGAELIQDSAERHRLARLNAEAGLKAKAAIAHRPAIIYFTKAFALIPGEPWETDGSLAFKVRLERAACELQSGNVAEASRLAEELPPRARTLADMVAACHVRNDIFVGTGRIQEACACMLECLALLGIEIPAQPSQEEAAEAYAEVWALLGTRPIASLIDLPPMVDPDVKMKMIALCSLFAPAYFTNIHLLVIVLSRMVVLSLRHGFTESSVPGFSWLGVVAGPFFKQYREGYALGMLAREFVERYNLSHRRSNVLYSLQYISYWSQPFSVTQEITLGAFHHSVQTREILTACYSIMSIILNRIVMGNNLDDVYQDSVVRADFARKAGNVDAQDILRVYQRYVQQLRGNSLSFDTLSGEGFDEKAFEANLTSTRMSAIRSAYFITRLRSRYMCGAYAEALASADQAVGVLWVLKISINMLDFHLFRALSLAACCEEQGAEAREKSLAEIRQHHAQLVEWVESCPETFRAPERMVFAELTRLTDPTDAANRVYEEALRAARENGFIHYVGMAAELAANFWRARQSPTLALAFAREARTAYLHWGARGKVQQMDARWPGLAPPVRTGAEDITSSTDSTQIDALTVVKAQQAISREIVLERLAATLMQVAIENAGAQRGALLLPGGDTLSVAAVSGAAPDGAVQQLPWTLIAYVKRTQEHVRIDDATQPHPFSTDEYLRCGTVRSVLCLPLMRQEVFAGVLYLENNLATNAFGPARIALLSHIASQAAISLENARLYEDIQKGEAALRRANDELEQRVEDRTRELKEAQARLVDTAREVGMTEVASNVLHNVGNVLTSAVINVELMRRSVGSSRVGRVKQASALLLDNRDDLVDFLTRDPRGVQLPDYLASLSAELLREQEKLMGDVETMARHIEHIRAIVQVQQTYAKTSVLEVECDLAQLIDDALRIQMGSLKRHGVSIIREVAVLPKVQVDKHKVLQILINLLSNARNALDVLPEDQRVLHVRLSSDGAVARIQVVDNGMGIAPGVREKLFSHGFTTRKDGHGFGLHSSVLAAQLMGGRLRLDSEGPGRGATATLELPLRREAAAS, encoded by the coding sequence ATGTTCGACATTCCAGGTTACAAGATTCTCAGCACGATTCGCTCCACGGGCTTGAACGTGCTCTACCAGGCCGAGCGTGAGTCCGATGGCCTGCCGGTCATCATCAAGACGCCCGCCGTGTCGTCCTCGGGCCCACGCGAGCGCGAGCGCTATCGCCGCGAGTTCGGCATCCTGCAGCGGCTGCGGACCGTGAGCGGTGTGGTCCATCCCTACTCCCACGAGCAGGTGCTCGATCGCCCCGTGCTCCTGATGGAGAAGGTCCAGGGCGAGCCCCTGTCTGACTTCGTGGGCCAGCCCATGGCGCTGCCGCGCTTCCTCGACTTCGCCCTCGCCCTGGCTTCCAACCTCGGGGAGATCCACCGTCACGGCGTCATCCACAAGGACATCAAGCCCGGCAACATCATCATCGAGCCGACTGGACGCCTGCGCTTCGTCGACTTCGGAGGGGCCTCGCTCCAGCGGGCCGAGCACCTGGAGGCGGTTCCCGTTCCCCTCATCGAGGGGACGCTGGCATACATGTCGCCCGAGCAGACCGGGCGGATGAACCGCCAGGTGGACTACCGCACGGACTTCTACTCGCTGGGCGTGACGCTCTACGAGTTGCTCACCGGCAGCCGTCCCTTCCAGGGACGTGACGCGCTCGAGTGGTTCCACGCCCACATGACGCAGCGCCCCAGGCCACCCCACGAGCTGCTGCCCTCCATTCCTCCGGCGGTCTCGGCCATCGTGCTCAAGCTGTTGGCCAAGACGGCCGAGGAGCGCTACCAGAGCGCCGAGGGACTCTGGGCCGATCTGGATCGGTGTCGCGAGGGGCTGCGCCAGGGCGCGCTCGAGCCCTTCCCGTTGGGCACCCGGGACATCCCCCGGCAATTCCATCTGCCGCAGGGGCTCTATGGACGCGAGGCCCAGGTCTCCACGCTGCTGGGTGGATTCGAGCGGGTGCTGCGCGGAGGGCAGGCGGAGCTCATGCTGGTGCGTGGCTACTCCGGCATCGGCAAGTCCTCGCTGGTGCAGGAGCTGCACAAGCCGGTGGTGCAGCGGCGTGGGTTCTTCCTGAGCGGCAAGTTCGAGCAGTTCCAGCGCGACATCCCCTACGCGACGCTGGCCCAGGCGCTCCGCGGGCTCGTGCAGCAGCTGCTGGCCGGCAGCGACGAGGAGCTGGCCCGCTGGCGTGAGCGCCTCCAGGCGGCCTGGGGGGACCAGGGCCAGCTCCTGGTGGACATCGTCCCCCAACTGGAGCTCGTCGCGGGCAGACAGCCGCCAGTCGAGGAGCTGCCGCCCACCGAGTCACGCAGCCGCTTCAACCAGGTGTTCCTTCAGTTCCTCGGCGTCTTCGCCACGCCGGAGCAACCCCTGGTGCTGTTCCTGGATGACTTGCAGTGGGCGGACCTGGCCAGCCTCCAGCTGCTCCAACACCTGCTCACCCACTCGGAGACACCCCCGCTGCTGCTGCTGGGCGCCTACCGGGACAACGAGGTCAGCCCCGAGCACCCGCTGATGCTGACGTTGGCGGCGGTCCGCAAGTCAGGCGCCCGGGTGACCGATCTCCAGCTCGAGCCGCTGAGCCTGGAGCAGGTGCGACAGCTCGTCGCGGATGCCCTGCCGGGGGCGGGGCCGGAGCTCGTCACCCCGCTGTCGGCGATGGTGCGCGAGAAGACGGGCGGCAACCCGTTCTTCCTCAATCAGCTCATGCTGACGCTGGACCGCGACGGGCTGCTGGTCCGCACGTCCGAGGGCGGGTGGAATTGGGACGCCGAGCGTGTCCAGACCATGGGCTACTCGGACAACGTCGTCGACTTCCTGGTGGGCAAGCTGCGCCAGTTGCCCGCGTCGGTCCAACGCCTGCTGAGCCTGGCGGCGTGCGTGGGCCATGTCTTCTCCCTGTCGATGTTGAGCACCCTCTCCGGACAGGAAGACGTGGGCGAGGTGGAGCAGGGACTCGGGCCCGCGCTCCAGGAGGGCCTGTTGATGCGCGGCGGCCCGGAGCAGTACCGCTTCCTTCATGATCGCATCCACCAGGCGGCCCATGCCCTCATCTCCGAGGAGGAGCAGAAGGCCATCCACCTGCGCATCGGCCGGGCGATGCTGGCCAGCCTCACCCCCGAGGCGCTCCGGGAGCAGCTCTTCGACGTGGTGAGCCAGCTCAACGCCGGGGCGGAGCTCATCCAGGATTCCGCGGAGCGCCACCGCCTGGCGCGGCTGAACGCGGAGGCGGGCCTGAAGGCCAAGGCCGCCATCGCGCATCGTCCCGCCATCATCTACTTCACCAAGGCGTTCGCGCTCATCCCCGGAGAGCCCTGGGAGACGGATGGCTCGCTGGCCTTCAAGGTGAGGCTCGAGCGCGCGGCGTGCGAGCTGCAGAGCGGCAATGTCGCCGAGGCGAGCCGCCTGGCCGAGGAGCTCCCTCCCCGCGCACGGACCCTCGCGGACATGGTGGCCGCCTGCCACGTGCGCAATGACATCTTCGTCGGGACGGGGCGCATCCAGGAGGCCTGTGCCTGCATGCTGGAGTGTCTGGCCCTGCTGGGCATCGAGATTCCCGCACAGCCTTCCCAGGAGGAGGCGGCCGAGGCCTACGCGGAGGTCTGGGCGCTGCTCGGGACGCGTCCCATCGCGAGCCTCATCGACCTTCCGCCCATGGTCGATCCGGACGTGAAGATGAAGATGATCGCCCTGTGTTCGCTCTTCGCGCCGGCGTACTTCACCAACATCCACCTGCTCGTCATCGTCCTGAGCCGGATGGTCGTCCTCTCCCTGCGTCACGGCTTCACGGAGTCGTCCGTGCCCGGCTTCAGCTGGTTGGGAGTGGTGGCCGGCCCCTTCTTCAAGCAATACCGGGAGGGCTATGCGCTGGGCATGCTCGCCCGCGAGTTCGTCGAGCGCTACAACCTGTCCCATCGACGGTCCAATGTCCTCTACAGCCTTCAGTACATCAGTTACTGGAGCCAGCCCTTCTCCGTCACCCAGGAGATCACCCTCGGCGCCTTCCATCATTCGGTCCAGACCCGTGAGATCCTGACGGCCTGTTACAGCATCATGTCCATCATCCTGAACCGCATCGTCATGGGGAACAACCTGGACGACGTCTATCAGGACTCGGTCGTGCGAGCCGACTTCGCGCGCAAGGCCGGGAACGTGGATGCACAGGACATCCTCCGCGTCTATCAACGCTACGTGCAGCAGTTGCGCGGCAACTCGCTCTCGTTCGACACGCTGAGCGGGGAGGGCTTCGACGAGAAGGCGTTCGAGGCGAACCTCACGTCCACGCGCATGTCCGCCATCCGCAGTGCCTATTTCATCACCCGGCTCCGGTCCCGCTACATGTGCGGCGCCTACGCGGAGGCGCTCGCGTCCGCGGATCAGGCGGTGGGGGTGCTCTGGGTCTTGAAGATCAGCATCAACATGCTGGACTTCCACCTCTTCCGGGCGCTGTCGCTGGCCGCGTGCTGCGAGGAGCAGGGGGCGGAGGCACGGGAGAAGTCCCTGGCGGAGATCCGGCAACACCACGCGCAGCTCGTGGAGTGGGTGGAGAGCTGCCCCGAGACCTTCCGCGCTCCCGAGCGGATGGTGTTCGCCGAGCTGACCCGCCTCACGGATCCGACGGATGCGGCCAACCGCGTCTACGAAGAGGCCCTTCGCGCCGCCCGCGAGAACGGCTTCATCCACTACGTGGGCATGGCGGCGGAGCTCGCGGCGAACTTCTGGCGGGCGCGGCAGTCACCCACCCTGGCCCTGGCCTTCGCGCGCGAGGCCCGGACGGCGTACCTGCACTGGGGCGCCCGGGGCAAGGTGCAGCAGATGGATGCCCGGTGGCCGGGTCTTGCACCGCCCGTGCGCACCGGCGCCGAGGACATCACCAGCAGCACGGACTCCACCCAGATCGACGCGCTCACGGTGGTGAAGGCCCAGCAGGCCATTTCCCGGGAGATCGTGCTGGAGCGGCTGGCGGCCACCCTGATGCAGGTGGCCATCGAGAACGCCGGCGCCCAGCGCGGTGCCCTGCTGCTGCCTGGCGGCGACACCCTCTCGGTCGCGGCCGTCTCCGGCGCCGCGCCGGACGGCGCCGTCCAGCAGTTGCCGTGGACGCTCATCGCCTATGTCAAACGCACCCAGGAGCACGTGCGCATCGACGATGCCACCCAGCCCCATCCGTTCTCGACGGATGAGTACCTGCGGTGCGGTACGGTCCGCTCGGTGCTGTGCCTGCCGTTGATGCGGCAGGAGGTCTTCGCCGGGGTGCTGTACCTGGAGAACAATCTGGCCACCAACGCCTTCGGTCCGGCCCGCATCGCGTTGTTGAGCCATATCGCCTCCCAGGCCGCCATCTCCCTCGAGAACGCGCGGCTGTACGAGGACATCCAGAAGGGAGAGGCGGCCCTGCGCCGCGCCAACGACGAGCTGGAGCAGCGCGTGGAGGATCGCACGCGCGAGTTGAAGGAGGCCCAGGCCCGGCTGGTGGACACGGCGCGTGAGGTGGGGATGACCGAGGTGGCCTCCAACGTGCTGCACAACGTGGGCAACGTGCTCACCAGCGCCGTCATCAACGTCGAGCTGATGCGGCGGTCCGTCGGTTCCTCGCGCGTGGGCCGGGTGAAACAGGCCTCGGCCCTGCTGCTGGACAACCGCGATGATCTGGTGGACTTCCTCACCCGGGATCCACGAGGCGTCCAGCTACCGGACTACCTCGCCAGCCTGTCCGCCGAGCTGCTGCGCGAGCAGGAGAAGCTGATGGGCGACGTGGAGACGATGGCCCGGCACATCGAGCACATCCGCGCCATCGTCCAGGTGCAGCAGACGTATGCGAAGACGTCGGTGCTGGAGGTGGAGTGCGATCTGGCGCAGTTGATAGACGACGCCCTGCGCATCCAGATGGGTTCGCTCAAGCGCCACGGCGTGTCCATCATCCGCGAGGTGGCGGTGCTGCCCAAGGTGCAGGTGGACAAGCACAAGGTGTTGCAGATCCTCATCAACCTGCTGAGCAACGCGAGGAACGCGCTGGATGTGCTGCCCGAGGACCAGCGGGTGCTGCACGTGCGGCTGTCCTCGGATGGAGCCGTGGCGCGCATCCAGGTGGTGGACAACGGTATGGGCATCGCGCCGGGGGTGCGCGAGAAGCTCTTCTCGCACGGCTTCACCACGCGCAAGGACGGCCACGGCTTCGGCCTGCACTCGAGCGTGCTGGCGGCGCAGTTGATGGGGGGCCGCCTCCGGCTGGACAGCGAGGGCCCCGGTAGGGGCGCCACGGCCACCCTGGAGCTCCCCCTGCGGCGCGAGGCCGCCGCGTCCTGA
- a CDS encoding tyrosinase family protein, with protein MIRRNILSDEGARQQFIDGVLALKDPARFPWPGQPGLSIYDFFVAWHHQSMMLFTPPSQRDRNSAHSGPAFLPWHRYFLLRFEGYLIDALGAPDFRLPYWDWSTDAALSDPRLSPIWSQDAMGRFTNPGLWQVRVVPAERGLTRLAQPRPLDRSLGVLGATLPSRDAVRTVLRDQILYDAPPYNSSSSGFRNYLEGWEGPARIHNAVHVWIGGDMADSTSPNDPMFYLHHGNVDRVWRAWQLRYPNAPYVPPQNASNTLAFHRIDDALYSVFRETTPVTPRGVLDPLALGAPFGATNHYDYDSLTDLQG; from the coding sequence ATGATTCGCCGGAACATCCTCTCGGACGAGGGCGCCAGGCAGCAGTTCATCGACGGGGTGCTGGCGCTCAAGGATCCGGCGCGCTTCCCCTGGCCGGGGCAGCCGGGACTCTCCATCTATGACTTCTTCGTGGCGTGGCACCACCAGTCGATGATGCTCTTCACGCCCCCCTCGCAGCGGGATCGCAACTCGGCCCACTCGGGCCCCGCCTTCCTGCCGTGGCACCGGTACTTCCTGCTGCGGTTCGAGGGGTACCTCATCGACGCGCTCGGCGCCCCCGACTTCCGGCTGCCCTACTGGGATTGGTCCACGGATGCGGCGCTCTCGGACCCCAGGCTGTCTCCCATCTGGAGCCAGGACGCCATGGGACGCTTCACCAATCCCGGCCTCTGGCAGGTCCGCGTCGTCCCCGCGGAGCGCGGCCTCACGCGATTGGCGCAGCCACGGCCGCTCGACCGCTCGCTCGGCGTGCTGGGCGCCACGTTGCCATCGCGAGACGCGGTCCGCACCGTCCTCCGCGACCAGATCCTATACGACGCCCCTCCCTACAACAGCTCCTCCTCGGGCTTCCGCAACTACCTGGAGGGATGGGAGGGACCGGCGCGGATCCACAATGCCGTGCATGTCTGGATTGGCGGCGACATGGCCGACAGCACCTCGCCCAATGATCCCATGTTCTACCTGCACCACGGCAACGTGGACCGCGTCTGGCGCGCGTGGCAGCTCCGCTATCCGAACGCCCCCTACGTCCCTCCGCAGAACGCCTCCAACACCCTGGCCTTCCACCGGATCGACGATGCCCTCTACTCGGTGTTCCGCGAGACCACGCCCGTCACCCCGCGCGGTGTGCTCGACCCCCTGGCCCTCGGAGCCCCCTTCGGCGCCACCAACCACTACGACTACGACTCGCTCACGGACCTGCAGGGCTGA